The following are from one region of the Arcobacter defluvii genome:
- the hemB gene encoding porphobilinogen synthase has translation MFKRFRRLRINETLRNLVQETVLTPDDFIYPLFVREGQNIKTEVASMPGVYQMSIDEILKECEYLVSINLKSIILFGIPDTKDSVGSECLCGESIIARTIKAIKAKFPQMFIVTDLCFCEYTDHGHCGILDPKTGSVDNDKTLEISAQQAVVHAKAGADMIAPSGMMDGIITTLRNALDENGFKNLPIMAYSTKFASGYYGPFRDVAESTPSFGDRRTYQMNPANRLEAIEESLEDEKEGADILMVKPALAFLDIVRDIRNQTNLPLCVYNVSGEYAMLKHAGIAGLIDYERVMMETMIAFKRAGANIIISYHAKEVCEILRNN, from the coding sequence ATGTTTAAACGATTTAGAAGATTAAGAATTAATGAAACACTAAGAAATTTAGTACAAGAAACAGTTTTAACACCTGATGATTTCATCTATCCATTATTTGTAAGAGAAGGTCAAAATATAAAAACTGAAGTTGCATCAATGCCTGGTGTTTATCAAATGAGTATTGATGAAATTTTAAAAGAGTGTGAGTATTTAGTAAGTATAAATTTAAAATCAATTATTCTTTTTGGTATTCCAGATACTAAAGATTCAGTTGGAAGTGAATGTTTATGTGGTGAAAGTATAATTGCAAGAACTATTAAAGCAATTAAAGCAAAATTCCCTCAAATGTTTATCGTAACTGATTTATGTTTTTGTGAATATACAGACCATGGACATTGTGGTATTTTAGACCCAAAAACTGGAAGTGTTGATAATGATAAAACATTAGAAATCTCTGCTCAACAAGCAGTAGTTCACGCTAAAGCTGGAGCTGATATGATTGCACCATCTGGAATGATGGATGGAATTATTACAACTTTAAGAAATGCACTTGATGAAAATGGATTTAAAAATCTTCCAATCATGGCATATTCAACAAAATTTGCAAGTGGTTATTATGGACCATTTAGAGATGTTGCTGAATCAACTCCAAGTTTTGGTGATAGAAGAACTTATCAAATGAATCCTGCTAATAGACTTGAAGCAATTGAAGAATCACTTGAAGATGAAAAAGAAGGTGCAGATATTTTGATGGTAAAACCAGCACTTGCATTTTTAGATATTGTTAGAGACATAAGAAACCAAACTAATCTTCCTTTATGTGTGTATAATGTAAGTGGTGAATATGCAATGCTTAAACATGCAGGAATTGCTGGATTAATCGACTATGAAAGAGTTATGATGGAAACAATGATTGCATTTAAAAGAGCGGGTGCAAATATAATCATCTCTTACCATGCAAAAGAGGTTTGCGAAATTTTAAGAAACAACTAA
- the nrdD gene encoding anaerobic ribonucleoside-triphosphate reductase: MTNQELLEKNMKKRTKCIIYTRVMGYHRPIESFNIGKKGEHKQRVKFTESKTNL, translated from the coding sequence ATGACAAATCAAGAATTGCTTGAGAAAAATATGAAAAAAAGAACTAAATGTATAATATATACTAGAGTTATGGGTTATCATAGACCAATTGAAAGCTTTAATATAGGAAAAAAAGGTGAACACAAACAAAGAGTTAAATTTACTGAATCAAAAACTAATTTATGA
- a CDS encoding response regulator transcription factor, with protein sequence MQDILKTLKILIVEDEKRLAQLLKEAINDSFYKVVIAKDGTEGLKKYKSFKPDIIITDIMMPKLDGLDMTIKIKEIDSNIPIIVLSAHSDKEKLLKAIDVGINKYFIKPFDPDEVIEHIKKLSIKIEKQKISILKDDFIFDNNSFSLHKNELLINLTKREKEFIYLLLKNKNSIVKTQTIKTSLWNEEVNDERLRTFIKRLRLKTSKDLIENISGQGYLISVLNN encoded by the coding sequence ATGCAAGATATATTAAAAACTCTAAAAATCTTAATAGTTGAAGATGAAAAAAGATTAGCTCAACTTTTAAAAGAGGCAATAAATGATTCATTTTATAAAGTAGTTATTGCAAAAGATGGAACTGAAGGGTTAAAAAAATACAAAAGTTTTAAACCTGATATTATAATCACTGATATTATGATGCCAAAACTTGATGGTTTGGATATGACTATAAAAATCAAAGAGATTGATTCTAATATTCCTATAATTGTGTTAAGTGCACACTCTGATAAAGAAAAACTTTTAAAAGCTATAGATGTTGGAATAAATAAATATTTTATCAAACCTTTTGACCCAGATGAAGTAATAGAACATATAAAGAAGCTCTCAATAAAAATAGAAAAACAAAAGATTTCAATACTAAAAGATGATTTTATTTTTGATAACAATAGCTTCTCTTTACATAAAAATGAACTATTAATAAATCTAACAAAAAGGGAAAAAGAGTTTATATATTTACTCTTAAAAAACAAAAACTCAATAGTTAAAACCCAAACTATAAAAACTTCTCTTTGGAATGAAGAGGTAAATGATGAAAGATTAAGAACCTTTATAAAACGATTACGTCTAAAAACTTCTAAAGATTTGATTGAAAATATTTCAGGACAAGGCTATTTAATTTCTGTATTGAATAACTAA
- a CDS encoding PAS domain-containing sensor histidine kinase, translated as MSTTYQEAIENSNIVSKTDINGIITFVNDEFCKISGYSYDELIGQNHNIVRHPEVQASSFELLWKTILDKKPYKATVKNLTKDGKTVYLNTTITPILDEFENIIEFIAIRYDVTFEVELKKSLEQKEKELEELNQNLELKVKEQTKQLKELNKTLEKRVQEEIAKNDEKQKLLFWQSRMASLGQMIGNIAHQWRQPLTELNLTLFNMKKSSLKKDEKKVEELYKESKNLISSMSTTIEDFMNFFNPRKEKKSFEIKDSINEALTILKKLIQQENIKIKVDVPTNYKVLGVSNELSQVIINLIQNAKDAFITNDIEDKNILITLKEDLDKKYFLLEIEDNAGGIKEENQDSIFEPYFTTKHKSQGTGLGLFMSKMIVEKSLEGTLSHKNSENGSIFTITILNEKE; from the coding sequence ATGAGCACAACTTATCAAGAAGCAATTGAAAATTCAAATATTGTATCAAAAACTGATATAAATGGAATTATCACTTTTGTAAATGATGAGTTTTGCAAAATCTCTGGATACTCTTATGATGAATTAATAGGTCAAAACCATAACATCGTAAGACATCCAGAGGTACAAGCTTCAAGTTTTGAACTTTTATGGAAAACTATTTTAGATAAAAAGCCATATAAAGCAACTGTAAAAAATCTTACAAAAGATGGAAAAACTGTCTACTTAAATACTACAATAACTCCTATTTTAGATGAATTTGAAAATATTATTGAATTTATTGCTATAAGATATGATGTAACTTTTGAGGTTGAGCTCAAAAAAAGTTTAGAGCAAAAAGAAAAAGAGCTTGAAGAGTTAAATCAAAATCTAGAATTAAAAGTAAAAGAACAAACTAAACAATTAAAAGAGCTAAATAAAACTTTAGAAAAAAGAGTTCAAGAAGAGATAGCTAAAAATGATGAAAAACAAAAACTTCTTTTCTGGCAATCAAGAATGGCGAGTTTAGGACAAATGATAGGAAATATTGCCCATCAATGGAGACAACCTCTAACTGAGTTAAATCTTACTTTGTTTAATATGAAAAAATCCTCTTTAAAAAAAGATGAAAAAAAAGTTGAAGAGTTATATAAAGAGAGTAAAAATCTAATTTCAAGTATGTCAACAACTATTGAAGATTTTATGAACTTTTTTAATCCAAGAAAAGAGAAAAAAAGTTTTGAGATAAAAGATAGTATCAATGAAGCTTTAACTATTTTAAAAAAACTAATTCAACAAGAAAATATAAAAATCAAGGTTGATGTTCCTACAAACTACAAAGTTTTAGGTGTTTCAAATGAATTATCACAAGTTATAATAAATCTAATTCAAAATGCAAAAGATGCTTTTATAACAAATGATATAGAAGATAAAAATATTTTAATAACTCTAAAAGAGGATTTAGACAAAAAATATTTTTTACTTGAGATTGAAGATAATGCAGGTGGAATTAAAGAAGAAAATCAAGATTCTATCTTTGAGCCCTACTTTACAACAAAACATAAATCACAAGGCACTGGACTTGGATTGTTTATGTCAAAAATGATTGTAGAAAAGAGTTTAGAAGGTACTTTAAGCCATAAAAATAGTGAAAATGGTTCAATCTTTACAATAACAATTTTAAATGAGAAAGAGTAA
- a CDS encoding anaerobic ribonucleoside-triphosphate reductase activating protein, which produces MNTNKELNLLNQKLIYDFTKFTTTDYVGHLSCIIWFIKCNFRCLYCYNNSLVYTKEGDYSFLEILEFLKSRVGLLDAVVLSGGEASLYDLEIFCKKIKELGFKIKLDTNGTNLNLVKNLTKKGLVDFIAIDFKAPKYKFSQITATNFYEKVIVTIKYLIKIGFYFELRTTINTRLLDEKDINSMIKTISCLNYKGIYYLQNFIETSSNIGNIKKSRLIDKSLIDSKNLVIQYRN; this is translated from the coding sequence GTGAACACAAACAAAGAGTTAAATTTACTGAATCAAAAACTAATTTATGATTTTACAAAATTTACAACAACGGATTATGTAGGACACTTATCTTGCATAATCTGGTTTATAAAGTGTAATTTTAGATGTTTGTATTGTTATAATAATAGTTTAGTTTATACAAAAGAAGGAGATTATAGTTTTTTAGAAATTTTAGAGTTTCTAAAATCAAGAGTTGGTTTACTTGATGCCGTTGTTTTAAGTGGTGGAGAAGCTAGTTTATATGACTTAGAAATTTTTTGTAAAAAAATAAAAGAGTTAGGTTTTAAAATAAAACTTGATACAAATGGAACAAATCTAAATTTAGTAAAGAATTTAACAAAAAAAGGATTGGTTGATTTTATAGCTATTGATTTTAAAGCTCCAAAATATAAATTTTCTCAAATAACAGCAACTAATTTTTATGAAAAAGTCATAGTTACTATAAAATATCTAATAAAAATAGGCTTTTATTTTGAACTAAGAACTACAATAAATACAAGGCTTTTAGATGAAAAAGATATAAATTCTATGATAAAAACTATTAGTTGTTTAAATTATAAAGGTATTTATTATTTACAAAACTTTATAGAAACCTCATCAAATATAGGAAATATCAAAAAAAGTAGGCTTATAGATAAAAGTTTAATTGATAGTAAAAATTTAGTTATTCAATACAGAAATTAA